The Constrictibacter sp. MBR-5 sequence GTCCTCCAGGCCGAACTCGACGCCATGCCGAAGGTCCCGTACGTCTCCGAGGCGAGCGGCCCGGCGACCATCGAGACCTACACCGTCATGCACGGCAAGAACGGCCCGGACTACGGCGTCGTCTACGGCCGCCTGAAGGCCACGGGCCAGCGCTTCGTCGCAAACACCCCGTCCGACCAGGCCACGCTGCAGGACCTCCAGGACCGCGACAGCCTCGGCCGCCCCGGCACCGTCCACCGCGAGGACGGCCGCAACATCTTCGTGCCGGGGTGAAGCCCCGCGGCGCCCGGTCGGCAGAAGGCATCGGACCTTCCGCCGAATGACCTTGCCGCCCGGGCGATAACCGACGACAAGGGCCGCGGCCGGCATGGTCATGCCGGCCGGAACCGCGGCAACATCGGCGACATCGCGCATGCTCGGCACCTGGCGACGACTGCCCAAGGGTCTCCGCTACAAGGCGGCGATCGCCTGGTACGACTTCCTGACGCGTCTCGACCGCAAGGGCGAAGTCGTGTTCCTGAACCATGGTTTCGCTCCCGACGGAGCGGACCGCATGGACATCGGGCTGCTGCCCGAGGACGAGGCAGAGCGCTATGCCATCCAGCTCTACCATCACGCCGCCAGCCCCGCGGACGGCTCGGTGGACTGGGCGGGCAAGGATGCGCTGGAGGCCGGCTGCGGCCGCGGCGGCGGGGCGTCCTACGTGGCGCGCTACCTGAAGCCGCGCAGCCTGGTCGGGCTCGACATCGCCGGCAAGGCCATCGAGCACTGCCGGCGCCGCCACACCGCCCCCAACCTCTCCTTCCGCCAGGGCGACGCCCAGGCCCTGCCCTTCCCGGACGAGAGCTTCGACATCGTCCTGAACGTCGAATCCTCCGGCTCCTACCCCGACAAGGCCGCCTTCTTCGCCGAGGTGGCGCGCGTGCTGCGCCCCGGCGGACATTTCCTGTTCGCCGACTACCGGCGCCTGGACGCCATGCGCAAGCTGCGCCGGCAGCTGGCCGCGATGCCGCTCACGCCCGTTTCCGAGCAGGACATCTCCGACAATGTCCGGCGCGGCCTGCTGCTGGACGACGCGCACAAGCGCGCGCTGATCGACCGCACCGTGCCCTGGCCGCTGCGCGGCCTCGCCCGCCAGTTCGCCTTCATCAGCCGCGGCGAGGGCGACGAGGCCCATGCCCTGGCCAGCGGCGACCGTGTCTACATCAGCTGCGTCTTCGCCAAGCCCGCCGCATAGCGGCGCCCCGTAGCAGGGCCACATGGCGGGAAGGGCCGTTCCGCCCTATCCTGCCGCGAAATCATCGGGAGGACGGCATGGATCTGCAGCTGCGCGGCAAGACGGCACTGGTCACCGGTGCATCGAAGGGCATCGGCCTGTCGGTCGCGCGCCTGCTCGCCGAGGAGGGCTGCAACCTGCACCTCGCGGCACGGTCCGAGGCGGACCTGACGAAGGCGCGCGACGAAATCCGCGGACGCTGGAACGTCCAGGTCACGATCCACCCGATGGACCTCGCCGCACCGGGCGGCATGCAGGCGCTGGCAGCCGCCTGCCCCGACCTCGACATCCTGGTCAACAATGCCGGTGCGGTACCGGCCGGCGACATCGCGGCGGTCACCGAGGAGCGCTGGCGCGCCGCCTGGGACCTGAAGGTGTTCGGCTACGTCAACCTGTCGCGCGAGGTCTATGCCGCCATGAAGGCGCGCGGCGGCGGGGTGATCGTCAACGTGATCGGTCTCGCCGGCGAGCGGCCGTCCAAGGGTTATATCGCCGGGTCGGCGGGCAATGCCGCGCTGATGGCCCTGTCGCGCGGCATGGGCGGCGCCAGCCTGGCCGACGGCATCCGCGTCGTCGCCGTCAATCCCGGCCTGATCGCGACCGAGCGCATGTTCGTCATGCTGAAGGGCCGGGCGAAGGACAAGTTCGGCGACGAAAGCCGCTGGGAGGAGATGATGCCCTCCGACCCGCCGCCCGGCACGCCGGAGCAGGTGGCCGACCTCGTCGTCTATCTCGCCAGCCCGCGCGCCGGCCATGTCACGGGCACGGTCGTCACCATCGACGGCGGCCAGGCGCACAAGTAGGGAGACGGTCGGCCCTCACGGATTCCGCGGCAGCGGGCGCATGTCTCCCGTCTCGCCGGGCGGGTTGGAGCGCGGCACGAATGCGGCCTCGTGCCGCGTCTCACGGTGGTGGTGGAGCGCCCAGTGCACCGAGGGGAAGGCGATCTCCTCCCACGGGATCTCGTCCCACTCGAACAGGCCGACCGCCTCGGTCTCCTCGCCGGCCGCCACGTCGGGCGAGACGAGGTCGGCGCGATACATCAGCTGCACCTGGCTGATCCGGGGGATCGAATAGACCGCCAGCAGCTGATCGATGCGGATCCGGGCACAGGCCTCCTCGAAGGCCTCGCGCGCCGCACCGTCGGCCGTCGTCTCGTTCAGTTCGAGATAGCCCGCCGGCAGCGTCCAGAAGCCGCGGCGCGGATGGATGGCGCGGCGGCAGAGCAGAATGCGGCCCTCCCACGTTGCGACCACGCCGACGACGATCTTCGGGTTCTCGTAGTTGACGAAGCCGCAGTCGGCGCAGACGAGGCGCTCGCGGCTGTCGCCTTCCGGCACGCGGCGCTGGAAGGAGGAAGCCTGGGGGGATGGGGTGGAATCCGTCTCGGCCATGCCGGAGAGGATGGCGTCTGCGGCGCGGCCGGGCAACCGCCGCAGTTCAGACCTTGATGTTCAGCAGGCTGCCGCGCGGCAGGTTGGCGGTGGGCGCGCCGTGCTGCATGGCGGCCACGCCCTGGTTCGGCGCGGCGGCGACGGTCTGCACCGAACGCGTCGGCGCCGTCGGCTGCGCCACGTGCTGGGCCGCCTGCGTGGTCGGCGCGGTCTTCGTCGACGGCGGAGTCCCGCCGAAAGCGCCCAGCGCGACGAAGAGGTTGGACGATGGCGGTATCTGCATGGACGACGATCCCTGCGGGAGTCCCCTGACGCGAAGCTTAATCGCCCGATGCGGGTAAACGAGCCGTTAAGCCGGAGCCGGCTATCGGAACTTTCCGCCTGCCGCACGAAATAGTGATGCGATGCCAACCCTGCTGACCTGGAACATCGCGCGCGCGGCGGACGATCGGCTCGATGCCGTCGCTTCGTTCGTGCGCGGCGTGGCGCCGGATCTGCTCCTGCTCCAGGAGGCGGTCGAGGATTCGCGGCGGCTCACATCGCTCCTGGGCGGCGAGGTGCGCTTTGTCCCCGCCTTCCCGCTGCCCGGCGGCGCGCCGGGCGCCACGGCGGAGGGAATGGCGCTGTGGAGCCCGGCACGCCTGCACGACGTCGAATCGACGGCCCTCGGCGGCTGGCCCTGGCCGCGGGTCGCCCTGCGCTGCCGTCTCGGCGGGCTCACCGTCTGCAACCTTCACCTTTCCCACCTGCCCTGGCAGCGCCAGGCGCAGCTGCGCGCCGTGGCGGCGCACCGCGACCGTCCGCTGCTGCTCGCCGGCGACTTCAATCGACCGGGAGGCTGCCGGCTGGCGGGCTTCACCGCCGTGGTTCCCGCCGGATGGAGCTTCCGGCGCGGCCCGCTGCGCCTGCGGCTGGACGCGGCGCTCGTCTCGCCCGGCGTGCGGGTGGCCGGTGCCAGCTACCTGTCGAGCCGCCTTTCGGACCACCGGCCGATGCTGCTCCGCCTCGGCGGAGGGACATAATGCCAGCCCGCTGCACCTGTTCGTTTACCCATCGGCAACACTCCGGTGCCACTCTGCGACAGGGCGAGTGCGCCGACGCCGCATGTAGCGGCCGGTCTTGGCGGAGAGAATCCTGGCGATGAAGCAGAACAACCCCGAAGCGCAGGTCAAAGGCCTGCTCAGCCTCGCGCGCGACAAGTCGAGCGCCAGCCGCGAGAGCCTTTCGGACGTCATTGCCGACCTTTTCCACGGCCGCACCAACGTCCTGACCAAGGACGAGCGCGTCCTGATGCACCGGATGATCCGGCGCCTGGTCGAAGACCTGGAGGGGTCGGTGCGCACCGGCCTCGGCCGCCAGCTCGCCACCAGCGCCAGCATTCCGCGGGCGACCGTGCTGGCGGTTTCGCGCGACCAGGATCCGGTCGCCTACGCCATCCTCATGGAGAGCAGCGTCCTCGCCGACTCGGAGCTCATCGAGGTCGTCCGCCACCGTGCGCTTCAGCATCAATTGGCCGTCGCCCGGCGTCGTGGCGGCGTCAGCAGCCACATCGGCGACGTCCTCGCCCAGACCGGCAATGCCGACCTGGTCGCCGGCCTGTTCGACGATCCGCCCGAAGCCGCCGTCGGCGGCAACGATTTCGACACGTCCCGGCTCGCCGCCAGCGACCTCGCCCCCGACCTCGCTCGCCGGCTCTGCCTCTGGGTGTCCGTTGCCCTGCGCCAGCACCTGCTGGAGCAGTTCAAGATCGACGAGGTCGCCCTCGACGATGCGCTCGAGCATGCCGTCGAGGAGGCCGGCAGCGTCGGCGGCTGGTCCTACAGCGTCTCGACCCCAAGCGAATCCCGCGGCGCCGGCGATCCCGACGCCGATGCCCAGATGATCGCCCATCTCCGCCGCGGCGACATCCCGCAGTTCGAATCGGTCCTGTCGCGCATCAGCGGCCTTCGCCCGCAGCTCATCGGCCGCATGGTCTACGAGCGCGGCGGCGAGGCGCTGGCGACGATCTGCATGGCGGCGAACATGAGCAAGCGGGCCTTTGCCGCGATCTTCCTGCTGAGCCGCGAGGCATGGCCCGAGCAGGAGGAGGTGGGCGCGCAGGAGGTGGCCCACGCCCTCTCCTTCTTCGACCAGTTGAACCCCGTCGCGGCGAAGCGCGTCGTGTCCCGCTGGCGCCGCAACTCCGACTACCTGAACGCCATACGCCAGGTCTCCTCCAGCCCCAAGATCTCGCTCGTCCAACGCGGCTGACCGGCAGCGGCGCCGGGGCCGACCTCACCGCTGCCGCCGCGCAGCGAGACGAGCCGGTCTCATCCGCTGGGGCCGGTGACGGCAATGCGGCTATGTCTTTGCCTGGGGTGCCGCGGCTGCTATAGCCGGTGACCTGGAGGGCGGCCGTGTCACGAGCGCTCGCCTGCCTGGAGCAGGCTTTCGATCAGCACCTGGACGTCGCCGCCCGCACCCGGGCGGCGGTCGCGGAGCCGTTCCAACGGCTGACCGGCCTCGCCACGGCGACGCTCGCCGCGGGCGGCAGGCTGCTGCTGTTCGGCAACGGCGGCAGCGCCGCCGACGCCCAGCACATCGCCGCCGAACTGGTCGGACGGTTTCGCCTGGAGCGGCGCGCCCTCGCCGCCATCGCCCTCACCACCGACACGTCGCTCCTGACCGCCGTCGCCAACGACTACGGCTTCGCGAACGTGTTCGCGCGCCAGGTCGAGGGCCTCGGCCGCGCCGGCGACCTCGCCATCGGCCTCAGCACCTCCGGCAACAGCCCGAACGTGATCGAAGGCCTCCGCGCGGCCCGTGCCGGCGGCCTGCATGCCGCCGCCTTCGCCGGCGGCAGCGGCGGCGGCCTCGCCGGCCTCGCCGGCCTCGCCGACCCCCTGCTCCTGGTGCCTTCGGACGACACGCCGCGCATCCAGGAGATGCACATCCTCCTGGGCCACGCGCTGTGCGAGGCCGTCGAGCTGGCACTGGCGGAAACCCGATGACGCAGGCGTCCCCTCCGATCGGCGACCTGCTCGCCGCACTCCATGCGCTGCCGGGGGTGTCCGTGCTGGTGGTCGGCGACGCCATGGTCGATCGTTACGTCTATGGCGAGGTCGATAGGATCTCGCCCGAAGCGCCCGTGCCGGTGCTGCGCGCGGGACGCGAGACCGCCGTGCTGGGCGGCGCCGGCAACGTCGTGCGCAACCTCGCCGCGCTCGGCGCCGCCGTACGCTTCGTCGCCGCCGTCGGGGACGATCCGGCCGGCGAGGAACTGCAGCGTCTGCTGGCCGCCGAGCCCAGGGTCTCGGCCGACCTCGCCATCGAGCACGGCAGGATCACGACCCTCAAGGTGCGCTACGTCGCCGGTGGACAGCAGCTCCTGCGGGCGGACCGCGAAACCGCGGCGCCGCTGGCGGCCGCGGCCGCGGACCGGCTGACCCAGGCGGCCCTGGCGGGCGTCGCGGCCTGCAGCGTCGTCATGCTGTCGGACTATGGCAAGGGCGTGCTTCGGCCGGAACTGCTGGCCGCGATCCTGCAGGCCGCGCGCGAAGCGGGACGGCCGGTAGTGGTCGACCCGAAGGGCGGGGATTTCGGTCGCTATCGCGGTGCGACGCTCGTCACGCCGAACCGGCGCGAACTGGCCGAAGCATCCGGGATGCCCGTCGACGGCGACGACGCCATCGTCGCGGCCGCCCGTGCCATCCTGGCCGCGACGGGGATCGAGGCGCTACTGGTCACGCGCAGCCAGGACGGGGCCAGCCTGATCACCGCCGACGCGGTATCGCACCTGCCGGCCGAGGCACGCGACGTATGGGACGTCTCCGGCGCCGGAGATACTGTGGCCGCCGTCGCGGCGATGGTGCTGGGGACCGGCCGCGGCCTGGAGACGGCGGCACGGCTCGCCAACGCCGCGGCCGGGATCGTCGTCGGCAAGGCGGGCACCGCGACGGTCGAGCCGCGCGAACTGGAAGCCCTGCTGCGCCGGGCCGACCTGCTCGCCGGCGGCGACAAGATCGCCCACGTCGACGACGCCGCCCGAATCGCCGCAGCTTGGCGCGCCGACGGCCTGACCGTCGGCTTCACCAACGGCTGCTTCGACCTGCTGCATCCAGGTCATGTCTCGTTGCTGGCGGCCGCCCGGTCGCGCTGCGACCGGCTGATCGTCGGCCTGAACAGCGACGCCTCGACCCGGCGCCTGAAGGGCGAGACCCGTCCGATCCAGACGGAGACCGCGCGTGCCCTGGTCCTCGCCTCGATGGGCAGCGTCGACATGGTGGTCGTGTTCGACGAGGACACGCCGCTCGCCCTGATCGAGGCCCTCCGACCCGATCTGCTGGTGAAGGGTGCCGACTACAGCGTCGATCAGGTGATCGGCGCCGACCTCGTCCGCTCCTGGGGCGGCGGCGTCTTCCTCGCCCCGCTGTCCGAAGGTCACAGCACCACCCGGCTGGTGCGCGGGATGCGGGGCTGACTGCCTAGCGCAGGCGCTCCGCCGTCCAGGTCCAGCGGCCACCGGCGCTGCTCGTGGCGGTACCGGCGATGCTGTCGACGGTGACCAATGTACCGCGCCGGGTGACCGTCCTGCCGAGGCGGTTGGCGTAGAGCAGTTCCACGCTGTCGCCGTCCTGCTTCCACGTCCACGAATCGCCGAATGGCACGCCGCCGATCGCACCGTCGGGCCTGAGCTGCAGGGTGAAGGCGGCGCCACCTTCGTCGGCGAAGCGCCAGGATGCCCCGGCGACCGTCACCGACTCCGCCGCCCGGCCCGTCTCGGCCCCCGGCACTGCGCCGCTCCGTCCCGACGCCCCCGCTGCCGACGGTCCCATTGCCGGCGGCGGTGCCGCTGCCGGGCCCACCGCATCATCGGCTCGGGGCGCGAGAGGAAGCGCCGCAGCCGTCGCCGCGGTCTGCTGGGCTTCCGGCGCCTCGCCACCACCGCCGGTGATCGGGGCCTCCTCGCCCCCCACCTCCCCTGGGGCCGCCTCCCCTGGGGCCGCCTCCCGCAGGCGCCGATAGATGGCGAGGCTGGGCGTGCCGGTGGGCTCGACGCCGAGCTGTCGCTCGTAGCGCCGGATCGCCTCTCGGGTCATCTGGCCGACGATCCCGTCCGGCCGGCCGCGGTAATAGCCGAGTTCCGAAAGCCGTGCCTGAATGGCGGCGATCACCTCCGCCTGGGCGGGCACCTCCCCGTCACGCGGATCGGCGAGCGCGCTCGGGATGACGACCAGCAACGCCGCCGAGAAGAGTGCGGTCCGGAGGGGATTCCGGCTGGACGTCATCGACTCGCTACCCTCGCTGGATCATCGCACCGGATCGGCCGTCCGCGGGCAGTCAAACACCCATTGAACGTGCGCGTCGGATCAAACCACAGGCGGGGCGGACCATCAAACCAAACCGGCCACACGCCGCACGCCCCATCGCGGACCCGCCGGCCGGCCCGTTGTACGGACAAGGCGTTCCGGCTATTGAGGGCGTCCAGGAGACCGCAGGAAACCGGACGCGAGACATGGTCGACGATACCGAACGCATGCTGCGCGACAGCGTGGCGGCCTTCGTTCAACGCGGCGAGGGGCCGGCGCGGCTGCGGCGGGTGCGCGGCACGAAGCCCGGCTTCGAGCGCGACAGCTGGAACCGCATCGTCGAGGCGGGCTGGATCGGCCTCCATCTGCCCGAGGAGAGCGGCGGCTTCGGCCTCGGCCTCGCCGAACTGGCCGTCGTCATGGAGGAGCTGGGCCGCGGTCTGGCGCCGGAGCCGGCCGCCTCGGCCGGCGTCCTCGCGGCGGGCGCGCTGGCCTACGCCGGCGGTGACGCCGCAGCCCTGGTACCGAAGGTCATCTCCGGCGAGATCCTGCCGTGCCCCGCCTGGCAGGAAGCTGAGGGCGACCATGCCGGCCAGACCTGCGCCACGCGCGCCGAGGGCGGCAGGCTCACCGGCATCAAGCGGTTCGTCCTCGCGCCCGAAGGCGCCGACGGCTACGTCACGACCGCGCGCGACGGCGACGCGGCGGCCCTTTGGTGGGTCGAAGCAGGCGCCGAGGGCCTGAGCGTCGACACGCAGATCCGCACCGACGGCGGCTGGATCGGCAGCGTCCGGTTCGAGAACACGCCGGCCCGTCGCGTCGCCGATGCCGGCACCACCGGCGTTGCCCTCGCCCGTGCCGTGGACGAGGCGCGCCTCGCCGCCGCCGCGGAACTGGTCGGCGTGATGACGGCGGCGTTCGACATGACGGTCGAGTTCGTCAAGCAGCGCAGCCAGTTCGGCAAGCCGATCGGCAGCTTCCAGGCGCTGCAGCACCGCATCGTCGACATCTGGACGCAGAAGGAACTGGCACGCGCCGCGGTCATGCGCGCCGTGGAACTGTTCGACCGGACGACCGACCCGCACGAGCGCGCCGTCGTGGTGAGTGCCGCCAAGGCGCGTTGCACCGACGCGGCCCTGCTGATCACCCGCCAGGCGATCCAGCTGCACGGCGGCATGGGCTACACCGACGAGGCCGACATCGGCCTGTACCTGAAGCGGGCGCTGGTGCTCGGCGCGTGGCTCGGAAACGGTGCCGCCATGCGGCGGCGCTTCGCCGCGCTCTCGCCGACGGAACAGGCGGCCTGACGAAGCATCCAGGGAGGAAGGGAATGGAGCCCGGCGTCGACCTCGACCGCGACGGTGACGTCGCCATCGTCACGATACGCGATCCGGCCCGCCGGAACGCGCTGTCGCCGATCATCCGCAGCGGCCTCGTCGAGGTCTTCACGACCCTGATGACCGAGGCCGACGACAGCCGCGCCATCGTCTTGCGCGGCGCCGACGGCACCTTCTGCTCGGGCGGCGCCATCGACACGATGGAGGGCATCGGCTCCTTCTCCGGCCGCTCGCGCCTGCAGGGCGTGCACCGGCTGGTGCAGCTGCTGGTGCGCGGCGAGAAGCCGGTGGTCGCGGCGGTCGAGGGCTACGCCTTCGGCGGCGGTTTCTCGCTGGCGCTCGCCTGCGACCATGTCGTGGCCGGCCGGGACGCCCGCTTCGGCGCCTCCTTCGGCAAGCTCGGCCTGATGCCGGACATGGGCCTGCTCTGGACCCTGCCGCAACGGGTCGGCATCGGCCGCGCGCGGCGCCTGATGATGCTGAGCGAGCCCGTCGGCGCCGAGGAGGCGCACGCGCTCGGCATCGTCGGCACGCTGGCGGAGCCGGGCGCCGTCCAGGAGGCGGCGATGAAGAAGGCCCGCGCCTTCGCCGACGCCGCGCCGCTGCCCAACCGGATCACCAAGGCCGCCCTCGCCGCGTGGCCGCTGGCGCTCGACCCAATGCTCGACCACGAATCCCAGGGCCAGGGCGTGCTGTTCGGCACCGAGGACCTGCAGGAGGGCCTGAAGGCCTTCTACGAGAAGCGCGCCCCGCGCTTCGCCGGCCGCTGAGGGAGGGAACGATGAGCGGTTCCATGGTCCTGGTCGAGCGGCGCGACGCCGTCACGATCCTGACGATCAACAACCCGAGGCAGCGCAACGCCATGTCCGGCCCGGTGAAGGCCGAGCTGATCCCGGCGATGCGCGCCGCCCTCGCCGACGCGGGCTGCCGCGCCATCGTGCTGACGGGCGCCGAAGGCTGCTTCTCCGCCGGCGGCGACGTCTCCCGCTTCTCGACGATGGCGCCCGAAAAGGGGCGCCAGCTGGTGCGCGACCAGCGCGAGTTCCTGCACCTCGTCATGCGCGGGGACAAGGCGGTCATCGCCGCGGTGGAGGGCTATTCCTATGGCGCCGGCTTCGGCCTCGCCATGGCCTGCGACCATATCGTCGCGGCACGCGACGCTAGGTTCTGCGCCGCCTTCAACAAGATCGGCCTGATGCCGGACGGCGGCCTGCTCTGGACCCTGCCGCAGCGGATCGGCGCCGAACGCGCCCGCGAGATGATGATGCTGGCCACCGTCGTCGACGGTGCCGAAGGCCATCGCATCGGCCTCGTCGACACGCTGGCCGAACCGAAGAGCGCCCTCGACGCGGCGCTGGCGAAGGCCGCACTGTTCGCCGCCGCCGCACCGGTCGCGGTGGCGATGACCAAGTCGGCCTTCGCCCGCTGGCCGCTCAATCTCGACCAGTTCCTGGCGATGGAAGCGGACGGCCAGGCGCTGCTGCTGTCCAGCGAGGATTGCCGCGAGGGTGCGCGCGCCTTCCTCGAGAAGCGCGCACCCGCCTTCAGGGGGAGGTGACCATGGCCCAGCTCGAACGCGGCACGCACCTGACCCGCGAGGGTGCGATCGCCATCCTCACCATGAGCAATCCCGGCAAGCGCAACGCCTTCTCGGTGGAGATGCGCGAGGATCTGACCCGGCACCTGGAAGAGTTGCAGCGCGACGCCTCCTGCCGCGCCATCGTCCTCCAGGGCGCCGACGGCTGCTTCTCGGCCGGCGGCGACGTCTCGGGCTTCGGCACGAAGACGGTGATCGACTACCGCGCCGGCCTGATCGCCTCGCATCGCTTCGTGCGCCTGCTGATCACCGGCGAGAAGCCGGTGGTGGCCGCCGTCGAGGGCTATGCCTACGGCGCCGGCCTGGGCCTGGCCCTCTGCTGCGACCAGGTGGTCGCCGCCCGCGACGCCAAGCTCTGCGCCTCCTTCGCCAAGATCGGCCTGATGCCGGACATGGGCCTGCTGTGGACCCTGCCGCAGCGCGTCGGCGTCGGCCGCGCCAAGGAGATGATCATGCTGGCGACGGTGGTCGGCGCCGAGGAGGGCCTGGGCACCGGGCTCGTCGACGAGGTGGCCGATTCCGGCGGTGCCCTCGCCGCTGCGATGGCGCTGGCGGAGCGTTTCGCCGCGACCGCGCCGTCGGCCACGGGTCTCACCAAGGCGATGCTGGCACGCCACCCGCTCGGGCTGGAGGACCAGCTGGAATGGGAGGCGCAGGGCCAGGGCCTGCTCTTCACGACGGCCGACGTGGCCGAGGGCGTCGCCGCCTTCCGCGCCAAGCGCCCCGCCACGTTCAAGGGCGAGTAGCTGCCGCCGGACGACAGGGGCGGCCGCATGGCGGGCGATGTCGGCTGGGGCGCCGTGCTGCGCGGCGCCAACGGCCTGCGCGCCCTGGTGCTGGCCGGCGGCGTGGCGCTGCATGCGGTCTACGTGTTCGTCGCATCCACGGTCATGCCGTCGGTCGTCGTCGAGGTCGGCGGCGTGGCCTACTACGCCTGGGCGACCACCGTCTTCGTCGTCGGGTCCATCGTCGGCTCGGCCGTCGCCACGGCGCTCGCCGCCAGGCTCGGGCCGCGCGGCGCCTATCGCGCCGGTGCCGCGTTGTTCATCGCCGGCAGCCTCGCCTGCGCCCTGACCACGTCGATGCCGACCTTCCTCGCCGGCCGTACGCTGCAGGGGCTGGGCGGCGGCATGCTCGTCGCCCTCGCCTACGCCACGATCCGCCAGCTCTTCGCGCCGGAGGTTCGGCCACGGGCCTTCGCGCTCATCTCGGGCGTCTGGGGCGTCGCCGCCCTCTGCGGGCCGCTGCTCGGTGGCGCCTTCGACAGCGCCGGCCTGTGGCGCGGCGCCTTCTGGGTCGCCGTCCCCCTGACCGCCGCATTCGCGGTAATGGTCCAGTCGATCGTGCCGCGCCGCAGCGAGGGTCAGGAACGGCGGGGCGTCGCCGGGCTGCGCCTGTTCCTGCTGGCCCTCGCCGCCTTCGCCGTGTCCGCCGGCAGCGTGCCGGGCGAACTCTGGGCCGCCGCCACCGGCCTCTGCGTCGCGGTCCTCCTGATGGCCGCCCTGTTCGCCGTCGACCGGCACGCCACGGGCCGCCTGCTGCCGACCGGCGTCTACGACCCGCGCAACCGGCTCGGCGCGATCTCCCTCACCATGACCCTGATGATCGTCGGCACGGGCGCCATGTCGTTCCTGCCTTACGTGCTGCGCGCGGCGCACGGCCACACGCCGCTGGTCGCCGGCTATGCGGCGGCGCTTCAGGCGATGGGGTGGAGTTCGTCGGCCCTGGTGACCGCATCAGCGAGCGGCGGAGCCGTGCGGCTGCTGCTGCGCGTCGGCCCGGCGGTCATGGCGACGGGGCTTCTGGCCGTCGCCGTCGCGCTGCAGAGCCCGATGCTGCTGCCGACGGCGGTGTCCTTCTTCGTCGTCGGCACGGGCATCGGCCTGTGCTGGGCGCATCTCGGCAATCTGCTGATCGGCGCCGCCCGTGACGGCGAGCACGACCTCACCGCCTCCTTCATCTCGACCGGACAGCTCATCGCGCTGGCCTTCG is a genomic window containing:
- a CDS encoding MFS transporter — its product is MAGDVGWGAVLRGANGLRALVLAGGVALHAVYVFVASTVMPSVVVEVGGVAYYAWATTVFVVGSIVGSAVATALAARLGPRGAYRAGAALFIAGSLACALTTSMPTFLAGRTLQGLGGGMLVALAYATIRQLFAPEVRPRAFALISGVWGVAALCGPLLGGAFDSAGLWRGAFWVAVPLTAAFAVMVQSIVPRRSEGQERRGVAGLRLFLLALAAFAVSAGSVPGELWAAATGLCVAVLLMAALFAVDRHATGRLLPTGVYDPRNRLGAISLTMTLMIVGTGAMSFLPYVLRAAHGHTPLVAGYAAALQAMGWSSSALVTASASGGAVRLLLRVGPAVMATGLLAVAVALQSPMLLPTAVSFFVVGTGIGLCWAHLGNLLIGAARDGEHDLTASFISTGQLIALAFGAALAGMVANTAGLPLARASGEITTAAAWLYGSFAVAPALAFFAAQRALALLPHR
- a CDS encoding enoyl-CoA hydratase/isomerase family protein, encoding MAQLERGTHLTREGAIAILTMSNPGKRNAFSVEMREDLTRHLEELQRDASCRAIVLQGADGCFSAGGDVSGFGTKTVIDYRAGLIASHRFVRLLITGEKPVVAAVEGYAYGAGLGLALCCDQVVAARDAKLCASFAKIGLMPDMGLLWTLPQRVGVGRAKEMIMLATVVGAEEGLGTGLVDEVADSGGALAAAMALAERFAATAPSATGLTKAMLARHPLGLEDQLEWEAQGQGLLFTTADVAEGVAAFRAKRPATFKGE
- a CDS encoding enoyl-CoA hydratase/isomerase family protein — encoded protein: MSGSMVLVERRDAVTILTINNPRQRNAMSGPVKAELIPAMRAALADAGCRAIVLTGAEGCFSAGGDVSRFSTMAPEKGRQLVRDQREFLHLVMRGDKAVIAAVEGYSYGAGFGLAMACDHIVAARDARFCAAFNKIGLMPDGGLLWTLPQRIGAERAREMMMLATVVDGAEGHRIGLVDTLAEPKSALDAALAKAALFAAAAPVAVAMTKSAFARWPLNLDQFLAMEADGQALLLSSEDCREGARAFLEKRAPAFRGR
- a CDS encoding enoyl-CoA hydratase-related protein, giving the protein MEPGVDLDRDGDVAIVTIRDPARRNALSPIIRSGLVEVFTTLMTEADDSRAIVLRGADGTFCSGGAIDTMEGIGSFSGRSRLQGVHRLVQLLVRGEKPVVAAVEGYAFGGGFSLALACDHVVAGRDARFGASFGKLGLMPDMGLLWTLPQRVGIGRARRLMMLSEPVGAEEAHALGIVGTLAEPGAVQEAAMKKARAFADAAPLPNRITKAALAAWPLALDPMLDHESQGQGVLFGTEDLQEGLKAFYEKRAPRFAGR